A stretch of the Mesorhizobium sp. Pch-S genome encodes the following:
- a CDS encoding alpha/beta hydrolase, with amino-acid sequence MFRALLAAAAFLLGTPAFAGSVPVGDRVEVNGMKMYYEVSGEGEPLVVLHGAYMNIPSMGEIIPTLAKTHKVYALEFQGHGRTTDVDRPITYPNLADDVAGFMDKVGLKKADVFGYSMGAAAGLQLAIRHPDKVNKLVAASVAYDAKGWQPEFTAFIPQMNVEMFVNMPFAAEYKKLAANPDGFPALVGKLIPLEKEPMAWEAEVKALKTPVLIISGDADVATLEHSVALFRLLGGGAMGDMGKPLAASRLAVMPATSHTAVITQPALLFAFTEPFLKGETPKGMFQ; translated from the coding sequence ATGTTCCGCGCATTGTTAGCAGCCGCAGCTTTTCTTCTCGGCACTCCGGCGTTTGCCGGGTCCGTACCCGTCGGCGATCGTGTCGAGGTCAACGGCATGAAGATGTATTACGAGGTGTCGGGCGAGGGCGAGCCGCTGGTCGTCCTGCATGGCGCCTACATGAACATTCCGTCGATGGGGGAGATCATTCCGACACTGGCCAAGACCCACAAGGTCTATGCACTGGAATTCCAGGGACACGGCCGCACTACAGACGTCGACCGGCCGATCACCTATCCCAATCTCGCCGACGATGTTGCCGGCTTCATGGACAAGGTGGGTCTGAAGAAAGCCGATGTGTTCGGCTATTCGATGGGCGCAGCAGCCGGCCTGCAGCTCGCCATCCGTCATCCTGACAAGGTCAACAAGCTGGTTGCGGCATCGGTCGCCTACGATGCCAAGGGCTGGCAACCCGAATTCACGGCCTTTATTCCTCAGATGAACGTCGAGATGTTCGTCAACATGCCTTTCGCGGCTGAGTACAAGAAGCTCGCCGCCAATCCGGATGGCTTTCCTGCGCTGGTCGGCAAGCTGATCCCGCTGGAGAAGGAGCCGATGGCCTGGGAAGCCGAGGTCAAGGCACTCAAGACCCCGGTGCTGATCATCAGCGGCGATGCCGACGTGGCCACGCTCGAGCATTCGGTTGCGCTGTTCCGGTTGCTTGGTGGCGGCGCCATGGGCGACATGGGCAAGCCGCTTGCCGCCTCGCGCCTCGCAGTCATGCCTGCGACCTCGCACACCGCCGTCATCACCCAGCCCGCACTGCTCTTCGCCTTCACCGAGCCCTTCCTGAAGGGCGAAACACCCAAGGGCATGTTCCAGTAA
- a CDS encoding winged helix-turn-helix domain-containing protein, which translates to MKDRISLKTARRIALAAQGFADPRPVGTPDRRHLGRVLSRTGLLQIDSVSAVVRAHYMPLYSRLGPYPMSMLDEAMAPGRKRLLFEYWAHEASLLPVETYPLMRWRMERAGRGEEMYLGLAKWGCQNTSMIEEIYREVEARGPIAASEIEGHKGNGGWWGWSAAKHAFEWLFWAGRITTHSRRGFERLYDLPERVLPQAVRDMPVPSPEDAHRELLRLSARAHGVATYSCLRDYFRLAPHDTKGRLEELVEDGELIPVRVEGWDKPAYLHKDARQPRKVEARALLAPFDPLVFERGRAENLFDFRYRIEIYTPADKRQYGYYVLPFLYDEKIVARVDLKADRPAGVLRVHAAYAEASAPPETATELFEELKLMQAWLGLERTEITPAGDLGPALAAVAAIARAA; encoded by the coding sequence ATGAAAGACAGGATCTCGCTCAAAACGGCCCGCCGTATCGCACTTGCAGCACAGGGCTTCGCCGACCCGCGACCAGTTGGCACACCCGACCGCCGCCACCTCGGACGTGTGCTTTCGCGCACTGGCCTTCTGCAGATCGATTCCGTCAGTGCGGTGGTGCGGGCGCACTACATGCCGCTCTATTCGCGTCTTGGCCCCTACCCGATGTCCATGCTCGACGAGGCGATGGCGCCCGGCCGCAAGCGCCTGCTGTTCGAATACTGGGCGCATGAGGCCTCGCTACTGCCGGTCGAGACCTATCCCCTGATGCGCTGGCGCATGGAACGCGCCGGGCGCGGCGAGGAAATGTATCTTGGCCTCGCCAAGTGGGGCTGCCAGAACACGTCCATGATCGAGGAGATCTACCGCGAGGTCGAAGCACGCGGCCCCATCGCCGCTTCCGAAATCGAAGGCCACAAGGGCAATGGCGGCTGGTGGGGCTGGAGCGCCGCCAAGCACGCCTTCGAGTGGTTGTTCTGGGCCGGGCGCATCACCACCCATTCACGCCGTGGCTTCGAGCGTCTCTATGATCTGCCGGAACGGGTACTGCCACAGGCCGTCCGCGACATGCCTGTCCCCTCGCCCGAGGACGCGCACCGCGAATTGCTGCGCCTGTCGGCGCGGGCACATGGGGTGGCGACTTACTCCTGTCTGCGCGACTACTTCCGGCTCGCGCCGCATGACACCAAGGGGCGGCTGGAGGAACTGGTCGAAGACGGTGAACTGATCCCGGTCCGCGTCGAAGGCTGGGACAAACCCGCTTATCTCCACAAGGACGCACGCCAGCCTCGCAAGGTCGAAGCGCGTGCCCTGCTCGCGCCCTTCGATCCGCTGGTGTTCGAGCGCGGCCGCGCCGAGAACCTGTTCGACTTCCGCTATCGCATCGAGATCTACACGCCTGCCGACAAGCGGCAGTACGGCTACTATGTGCTGCCCTTCCTCTATGACGAGAAGATCGTGGCGCGCGTCGACCTCAAAGCCGACCGGCCCGCCGGCGTGCTGCGCGTGCATGCCGCCTATGCTGAAGCGAGCGCGCCGCCGGAAACCGCGACCGAGCTGTTCGAAGAGCTGAAACTGATGCAGGCCTGGCTCGGCCTCGAACGCACCGAAATAACGCCTGCTGGTGATCTCGGTCCAGCGCTCGCCGCTGTCGCCGCCATCGCGAGAGCCGCCTGA
- a CDS encoding NADH-quinone oxidoreductase subunit A: protein MNALLSSYLPIVLFIGVALVVGLALIVAPFLVAYRNPDPEKLSAYECGFNSFDDARMKFDIRFYLVSILFIIFDLEVAFLFPWAVSFGQIGMLGFWSMMVFLGVLTIGFAYEWKKGALEWD, encoded by the coding sequence ATGAACGCACTCCTCAGTTCGTACCTGCCCATCGTTCTCTTCATCGGTGTGGCGCTCGTCGTAGGCCTTGCCCTTATCGTGGCACCATTCCTGGTCGCGTACCGCAATCCGGACCCGGAAAAGCTGTCGGCCTACGAGTGCGGTTTCAATTCCTTCGACGACGCCCGCATGAAATTCGACATCCGTTTCTACCTGGTGTCGATCTTGTTCATCATCTTCGATCTGGAAGTGGCCTTCCTGTTCCCGTGGGCGGTCTCCTTCGGCCAGATCGGCATGCTCGGCTTCTGGTCCATGATGGTGTTCCTCGGCGTGCTGACCATCGGCTTTGCCTATGAATGGAAAAAAGGAGCGCTGGAATGGGATTGA
- a CDS encoding NADH-quinone oxidoreductase subunit B: protein MGLSDSSGTLVAPKPKGILDPNTGKPIGSDDPFFLDINNELADKGFLVTSSEALITWARTGSLMYMTFGLACCAVEMIHSAMPRYDSERFGIAPRASPRQSDVMIVAGTLTNKMAPALRKVYDQMPEPRYVISMGSCANGGGYYHYSYSVVRGCDRVVPVDIYVPGCPPTAEALLYGLLLLQKKIRRTGTIER from the coding sequence ATGGGATTGAGCGACAGTTCCGGCACGCTCGTCGCGCCGAAGCCGAAGGGCATTCTCGATCCAAACACCGGCAAGCCGATCGGTTCGGACGATCCCTTCTTTCTGGACATCAACAACGAGCTTGCCGACAAGGGCTTCCTGGTCACTTCGAGCGAGGCCCTGATCACCTGGGCGCGCACCGGCTCGCTGATGTACATGACCTTCGGTCTGGCCTGTTGCGCGGTGGAGATGATCCACAGCGCCATGCCGCGCTATGACAGCGAACGCTTCGGCATCGCTCCGCGCGCTTCACCGCGTCAGTCGGACGTGATGATCGTCGCCGGCACGCTGACCAACAAGATGGCGCCTGCGCTGCGCAAGGTTTACGACCAGATGCCGGAGCCACGCTACGTCATCTCGATGGGTTCCTGCGCCAATGGTGGCGGTTATTACCACTATTCCTATTCGGTGGTTCGCGGCTGCGATCGCGTCGTGCCGGTCGACATCTATGTGCCCGGCTGTCCGCCAACTGCTGAAGCGCTGCTCTACGGGCTGCTTCTTCTGCAGAAGAAGATACGCCGCACTGGCACGATCGAACGGTAA
- a CDS encoding NADH-quinone oxidoreductase subunit C, with the protein MSEALNSLADHIKDKLGATVIDSVLAYGELTVLVGAADVVKAATFLRDDARCQFVSIIDVSGADYPSRALRFDVVYHLLSPKQNLRIRLKTHADEETVVPSVTGVWPGADWFERETYDLYGVLFSGHPDLRRILTDYGFDGHPLRKDFPLTGFVEVRYDDEAKRVIYEPVELKQEFRSFDFLSPWEGTEYVLPGDEKAKQ; encoded by the coding sequence ATGAGTGAAGCTCTCAACAGCCTTGCCGACCATATCAAGGACAAGCTCGGCGCAACGGTGATCGACAGTGTGCTCGCCTATGGCGAGCTGACGGTCCTGGTCGGCGCTGCCGACGTGGTCAAGGCGGCAACCTTCCTGCGTGATGACGCCAGGTGCCAGTTCGTTTCGATCATCGACGTGTCAGGTGCCGACTATCCGTCGCGGGCGCTGCGCTTCGACGTGGTCTATCATCTGTTGTCGCCGAAGCAGAATCTGCGCATCCGTCTCAAAACACATGCCGACGAGGAGACGGTGGTTCCGTCCGTAACCGGTGTCTGGCCGGGTGCCGACTGGTTCGAGCGCGAGACCTATGATCTGTACGGCGTGCTGTTTTCCGGCCATCCGGACCTGCGCCGCATCCTGACGGATTATGGTTTCGACGGCCACCCGCTGCGCAAGGACTTCCCGCTCACTGGCTTCGTCGAGGTGCGTTACGACGACGAAGCCAAGCGCGTGATCTACGAGCCGGTGGAGTTGAAGCAGGAATTCCGCAGTTTTGATTTTCTCTCGCCGTGGGAGGGCACGGAATACGTGCTGCCGGGCGATGAAAAGGCGAAGCAATGA
- a CDS encoding NADH-quinone oxidoreductase subunit D, translating into MAETSVRNFNINFGPQHPAAHGVLRLVLELDGEVVDRVDPHIGLLHRGTEKLIEHKTYLQAVPYLDRLDYCAPMNQEHAFALAAEKLLGIEVPKRGQLIRVLYSEIGRIMSHILNVTTQAMDVGALTPPLWGFIEREKLMVFYERASGSRMHAAYFRPGGVHQDLPKQLIEDIGRWIDPFLKSIDDLDALLTPNRIFKQRNADIGVVSLDDAWAWGFSGVMVRGSGAAWDLRKSQPYECYSELEFDIPIGKNGDCYDRYLIRMEEMRQSARIMRQCVDLLLGKESAGPVSNIDGKVVPPKRGEMKRSMEALIHHFKLYTEGYRVPPGEVYAAVEAPKGEFGVFLVSDGTNKPYRCKLRAPGFAHLQAMDFLCRGHMLADVTAILGSLDIVFGEVDR; encoded by the coding sequence ATGGCTGAGACCTCAGTTCGCAACTTCAATATCAACTTCGGCCCGCAGCATCCGGCCGCGCACGGCGTTTTGCGCCTCGTGCTGGAGCTAGATGGCGAGGTGGTCGATCGTGTCGATCCGCATATCGGCCTGCTGCACCGCGGCACGGAGAAGCTGATCGAGCACAAGACCTACCTGCAGGCGGTGCCTTATCTCGACCGGCTCGACTACTGCGCGCCTATGAACCAGGAGCATGCTTTCGCGCTCGCCGCGGAAAAACTGCTCGGGATCGAGGTGCCGAAGCGCGGTCAGTTGATCCGCGTGCTTTATTCCGAGATAGGCCGCATCATGTCGCACATCCTCAATGTGACGACGCAGGCTATGGACGTTGGCGCACTGACCCCGCCGCTGTGGGGGTTCATCGAGCGCGAAAAGCTTATGGTGTTCTACGAGCGGGCTTCCGGTTCGCGCATGCATGCCGCCTATTTCCGTCCCGGTGGCGTGCATCAGGATCTGCCGAAGCAGCTGATCGAAGACATCGGCAGGTGGATCGATCCGTTCCTGAAGTCGATCGACGATCTCGACGCGCTGCTCACCCCCAACCGCATCTTCAAGCAGCGCAATGCCGACATCGGTGTCGTGTCATTGGACGATGCCTGGGCCTGGGGCTTCTCGGGCGTGATGGTGCGTGGTTCGGGCGCGGCCTGGGACCTGCGCAAGTCACAGCCCTATGAATGCTATTCGGAACTGGAATTCGACATCCCGATCGGCAAGAACGGCGACTGTTACGATCGCTATCTCATTCGTATGGAAGAGATGCGCCAATCGGCACGGATCATGCGCCAGTGCGTCGATCTGCTGCTCGGCAAGGAAAGCGCCGGCCCGGTGTCGAACATCGACGGCAAGGTGGTGCCGCCTAAGCGTGGCGAGATGAAGCGTTCGATGGAAGCGCTCATCCATCACTTCAAGCTCTACACCGAAGGTTATCGTGTTCCGCCCGGCGAGGTCTACGCAGCCGTCGAAGCGCCGAAGGGCGAGTTCGGCGTCTTCCTGGTCTCCGACGGCACCAACAAGCCTTATCGCTGCAAGCTGCGCGCGCCTGGTTTCGCGCATCTGCAGGCCATGGATTTCCTGTGCCGCGGCCACATGCTGGCCGACGTCACCGCCATCCTCGGCTCCCTCGACATCGTGTTCGGAGAGGTTGACCGCTAA
- a CDS encoding NADH-quinone oxidoreductase subunit E — protein sequence MSVRRLADASVQPASFAFNKANAASARKWIAKYPKGREQSAIIPLLMLAQEQEGWVTKAAIESICEMLGMPYIRGLEVATFYTQYQLKPVGTRAHVQVCGTTPCMLRGSEELMDVCRSKIHHDQFHTNADGTLSWEEVECLGACVNAPMVMIFKDTYEDLTPQRLAEIIDDFEAGKGHSAPVGPQNGRYFSAPVSGFTSLADEKQILKTTRDKATKAAARTTKEAPAVAAEPVKAAAVAPSNAAKPKTDAIETSPAVKTPSKVKVAPAAEKAASVKAPKAKAEARPAASKAETAAAPKKAPAKKEAAPAKPSLEDKNRPKGISKPAAVDDLQLISGVGPKIEATLHELGIFTYAQVASWKKAEREWVDGYLSFHGRIEREDWVKQAKALAKGGVEEYIRVFGKKPV from the coding sequence ATGTCAGTCCGTCGTCTCGCAGATGCAAGCGTCCAGCCAGCTTCCTTCGCTTTCAACAAGGCGAATGCGGCGTCGGCCAGGAAGTGGATCGCCAAGTACCCGAAAGGCCGCGAACAGTCGGCCATCATCCCGCTTTTGATGCTGGCGCAGGAGCAGGAAGGCTGGGTCACCAAGGCGGCGATCGAGTCGATCTGCGAAATGCTCGGCATGCCCTATATCCGCGGGCTGGAAGTCGCCACCTTCTATACGCAGTACCAGCTGAAGCCGGTCGGCACCCGCGCTCATGTCCAGGTATGCGGCACCACGCCCTGCATGCTGCGCGGCTCTGAAGAGCTGATGGATGTCTGCCGCTCCAAGATCCATCACGACCAGTTCCACACCAATGCCGACGGCACGCTGTCGTGGGAGGAGGTCGAGTGCCTCGGCGCCTGCGTGAATGCGCCGATGGTCATGATCTTCAAGGACACTTATGAGGATCTGACGCCGCAGCGGCTGGCCGAGATCATTGATGATTTCGAGGCGGGCAAGGGGCATTCCGCGCCGGTCGGTCCGCAGAACGGCCGTTATTTCTCGGCACCGGTCAGTGGTTTCACCTCGCTGGCCGATGAGAAGCAGATCCTCAAGACCACGCGCGACAAGGCGACCAAGGCTGCCGCGCGCACCACCAAGGAAGCACCTGCTGTCGCGGCAGAGCCGGTGAAAGCCGCCGCTGTGGCACCGTCCAATGCTGCCAAGCCGAAGACCGACGCCATCGAAACGAGCCCGGCGGTGAAGACCCCATCCAAGGTCAAGGTCGCGCCGGCTGCCGAAAAGGCTGCAAGCGTCAAGGCGCCGAAGGCAAAGGCTGAAGCCAGGCCGGCTGCATCAAAGGCTGAAACCGCCGCTGCGCCGAAGAAGGCGCCGGCAAAGAAGGAAGCTGCGCCCGCCAAGCCTTCGCTGGAAGACAAGAACCGTCCGAAAGGCATCTCGAAGCCGGCCGCTGTTGACGACCTTCAGTTGATCTCCGGCGTCGGCCCCAAGATCGAAGCCACGCTGCATGAACTCGGTATCTTCACTTACGCCCAGGTGGCGTCGTGGAAGAAAGCCGAGCGCGAGTGGGTGGACGGGTACCTTTCCTTCCATGGCCGCATCGAACGCGAGGACTGGGTCAAGCAGGCCAAGGCGCTCGCCAAGGGTGGCGTCGAGGAATACATCCGCGTGTTCGGCAAGAAACCGGTCTGA
- the nuoF gene encoding NADH-quinone oxidoreductase subunit NuoF: MLQDKDRIFTNIYGRFDQSLQGAMARGQWDGTKAIIDKGRDWIINEMKASGLRGRGGAGFPTGLKWSFMPKQSDGRPSYLVVNADESEPGTCKDRDILRHDPHTLVEGCLLAGFAMGAVAAYIYVRGEFIREREALQRAIDEAYEAKLIGKGNKNGYDFDIYVHHGAGAYICGEETALLESLEGKKGQPRLKPPFPANVGLYGCPTTVNNVESIAVAPTILRRGAAWFSSIGRPNNVGTKLFMLVGHVNTPCTVEEAMGITFRELIEKHGGGIRGGWDNLLAVIPGGASCPVVKAEDIIDCPMDFDGLREKKSSFGTAAVIVMDKSTDIVKAIARLAYFFKHESCGQCTPCREGTGWMWRVMERLVRGEAQKREIDMLLDVTKQIEGHTICALGDAAAWPIQGLIRNFRPEIERRIDEFTRNAHRAEPVLVAAE, from the coding sequence ATGCTTCAGGACAAGGACCGCATCTTCACCAATATCTACGGCCGCTTCGACCAGTCGCTGCAAGGCGCCATGGCGCGCGGGCAGTGGGATGGCACCAAGGCGATCATCGACAAGGGCCGTGACTGGATCATCAACGAGATGAAGGCGTCGGGGCTGCGTGGCCGTGGCGGAGCCGGCTTCCCGACAGGCCTCAAATGGTCGTTCATGCCCAAGCAGAGCGACGGCCGTCCGAGCTATCTCGTCGTCAATGCCGACGAATCCGAGCCGGGAACCTGCAAGGATCGCGATATCCTGCGTCATGATCCTCACACGCTGGTTGAGGGTTGCCTGCTGGCCGGCTTCGCCATGGGGGCGGTTGCTGCCTACATCTATGTCCGCGGCGAATTCATCCGTGAGCGTGAGGCGCTGCAGCGGGCCATCGATGAGGCTTACGAAGCCAAGCTGATCGGCAAGGGCAACAAGAACGGCTACGATTTCGACATCTACGTCCATCATGGCGCGGGTGCCTATATCTGCGGCGAAGAGACCGCGCTGCTGGAAAGCCTGGAAGGCAAGAAGGGCCAGCCGCGCCTGAAGCCGCCGTTCCCGGCCAATGTCGGCCTTTATGGCTGCCCGACCACGGTCAACAATGTCGAGTCGATCGCCGTGGCCCCTACCATCCTGCGCCGCGGCGCAGCATGGTTCTCGTCGATCGGCCGCCCGAACAATGTCGGCACCAAGCTGTTCATGCTGGTTGGCCACGTCAACACGCCCTGCACCGTCGAAGAAGCGATGGGCATCACCTTCCGCGAACTCATCGAGAAGCATGGCGGCGGCATCCGCGGTGGCTGGGACAACCTGCTCGCCGTCATCCCTGGCGGTGCGTCCTGCCCGGTCGTCAAGGCCGAGGACATCATCGACTGCCCGATGGATTTCGATGGCCTGCGCGAGAAGAAATCCTCGTTTGGCACGGCTGCCGTCATCGTCATGGACAAGTCGACCGATATCGTGAAGGCGATCGCCAGACTTGCCTATTTCTTCAAGCACGAAAGCTGTGGCCAGTGCACGCCATGCCGTGAAGGCACGGGCTGGATGTGGCGGGTGATGGAACGGCTGGTGCGCGGCGAGGCGCAGAAGCGCGAGATCGACATGCTGCTCGATGTCACGAAGCAGATCGAAGGTCACACGATCTGCGCGCTCGGCGATGCTGCGGCCTGGCCCATCCAGGGTCTGATCCGCAACTTCCGCCCGGAGATCGAGCGCCGCATCGACGAATTCACCCGCAACGCACACCGTGCCGAGCCGGTGCTTGTGGCGGCTGAGTAA
- a CDS encoding NADH-ubiquinone dehydrogenase yields MSMFPIPDTVPDRNEFEKMTQDLTRMMPQEMASAVNLFAHPVAGAAAFSALGFGLASHAFGVWVGALTGAAEMSQRLMQPVLDDFPGSARSFADRDDAPVAKAPAVRARVATRKLIAEAQSVAEKIVEPVVETTEDIQPVETAVVEVPAAVAVTALMPEDFRKPASIDKPAVPDDLKAIAGVGPKLEKVLNDLGVWTYTQVAAWTPAEVAWVDDYLGFKGRVERDGWLTQAAALTAKTKN; encoded by the coding sequence ATGTCGATGTTTCCCATACCCGACACAGTGCCTGACAGGAACGAATTCGAGAAAATGACCCAGGATCTGACCAGGATGATGCCGCAGGAGATGGCCAGTGCCGTCAACCTGTTCGCGCATCCGGTTGCCGGTGCCGCCGCATTCTCGGCGCTCGGCTTCGGTCTGGCCAGCCATGCTTTCGGCGTCTGGGTCGGCGCGCTGACCGGTGCCGCCGAGATGTCGCAGCGCCTTATGCAGCCGGTTCTGGACGATTTCCCCGGCTCAGCGAGGAGCTTTGCCGACCGTGACGACGCACCGGTCGCCAAGGCTCCGGCAGTGCGGGCACGCGTTGCAACAAGAAAGCTGATCGCAGAAGCACAGTCCGTGGCCGAAAAGATCGTGGAACCGGTCGTTGAGACGACGGAAGACATTCAGCCCGTCGAGACCGCCGTGGTCGAAGTGCCCGCTGCCGTCGCCGTCACTGCCTTGATGCCGGAAGATTTCCGCAAGCCCGCCAGCATCGACAAACCCGCCGTTCCGGACGACCTCAAGGCAATCGCCGGTGTCGGTCCGAAGCTTGAAAAGGTCCTGAACGATCTCGGTGTCTGGACCTATACGCAGGTCGCTGCCTGGACGCCTGCCGAGGTTGCCTGGGTGGACGACTATCTTGGCTTCAAGGGCCGTGTCGAACGCGACGGCTGGCTGACACAAGCGGCGGCTTTGACCGCCAAGACGAAAAACTGA
- the nuoH gene encoding NADH-quinone oxidoreductase subunit NuoH, which produces MDSFFSFYVLPALIILLKSFALIVPLLVIIAFLLYADRKVWAAVQLRRGPNVVGPFGLLQSFADLLKFVFKEPVIPSGANKGVFLLAPLVSAVLAISAWAVIPVNAGWAIANINVGILYVFAISSLEVYGVIMGGWASNSKYPFLGALRSAAQMVSYEVSIGFVIVTVLLCVGSLNLSDIVLSQQDGLGTKLGMPNTFLDWHWLSLFPMFVIFFISALAETNRPPFDLVEAESELVAGHMVEYSSTPFLLFFLGEYVAIVLMCALATILFLGGWLPPFDFAPFTWVPGVIWFILKVCLMFFFFSIVKAFVPRYRYDQLMRLGWKVFLPISLFMVVATAAFLKITGWA; this is translated from the coding sequence ATGGACAGCTTCTTTTCCTTCTACGTGCTGCCAGCGCTGATCATACTGCTGAAGTCGTTTGCGCTGATCGTGCCGCTGCTCGTCATCATCGCTTTCCTTCTCTATGCCGACCGCAAGGTCTGGGCGGCTGTCCAGTTGCGGCGCGGCCCGAACGTGGTCGGCCCCTTCGGCCTGCTGCAATCCTTCGCCGATCTCTTGAAGTTCGTGTTCAAGGAGCCGGTGATTCCGTCCGGCGCCAACAAGGGTGTGTTCCTGCTCGCCCCGCTGGTTTCGGCTGTGCTGGCGATTTCGGCCTGGGCCGTCATCCCGGTCAATGCCGGCTGGGCCATCGCCAACATCAATGTCGGCATCCTCTACGTCTTCGCCATCTCCTCGCTGGAGGTCTATGGCGTGATCATGGGCGGCTGGGCCTCGAATTCGAAATATCCATTCCTCGGTGCCCTGCGCTCGGCGGCGCAGATGGTGTCCTATGAAGTGTCGATCGGCTTCGTCATCGTCACCGTGCTGCTCTGCGTCGGTTCGCTGAACCTCAGCGATATCGTGCTGTCGCAGCAGGATGGCCTGGGTACCAAGCTCGGCATGCCCAATACCTTCCTCGACTGGCACTGGCTGAGCCTGTTCCCGATGTTCGTCATCTTCTTCATCTCGGCCCTGGCCGAGACGAACAGGCCGCCCTTCGATCTGGTCGAGGCAGAATCCGAGCTCGTCGCCGGTCACATGGTCGAATATTCGTCGACGCCGTTCCTGCTGTTCTTCCTCGGGGAATATGTTGCGATCGTGCTGATGTGCGCGCTCGCCACAATCCTGTTCCTTGGCGGGTGGCTGCCGCCGTTCGACTTCGCACCCTTCACCTGGGTGCCAGGCGTGATCTGGTTCATACTCAAGGTCTGCCTGATGTTCTTCTTCTTCTCCATAGTGAAGGCATTCGTGCCGCGTTACCGCTATGACCAGCTGATGCGGCTGGGCTGGAAGGTGTTCCTGCCGATCTCGCTGTTCATGGTCGTTGCGACCGCGGCATTCCTCAAGATTACGGGATGGGCATGA
- the nuoI gene encoding NADH-quinone oxidoreductase subunit NuoI, translated as MGALAQAAKALLLKDFVGAFFLSMRQFVSPKETINYPYEKGPLSPRFRGEHALRRYPNGEERCIACKLCEAICPAQAITIEAGPRRNDGTRRTVRYDIDMVKCIYCGFCQEACPVDAIVEGPNFEFATETREELYYDKEKLLANGDRWEREIARNISLDAPYR; from the coding sequence ATGGGTGCTCTCGCTCAAGCCGCCAAGGCGTTGCTGCTGAAAGACTTCGTTGGTGCGTTTTTCCTGTCGATGCGGCAGTTCGTGTCGCCAAAGGAAACGATCAACTACCCATACGAGAAGGGGCCGCTCAGCCCGCGCTTTCGCGGCGAGCATGCGTTGCGCCGTTATCCGAACGGAGAGGAACGCTGCATCGCCTGCAAGCTGTGCGAGGCGATCTGCCCGGCGCAGGCCATCACCATCGAAGCGGGTCCACGCCGTAACGATGGCACGCGCCGCACCGTGCGTTACGACATCGACATGGTGAAGTGCATCTATTGCGGCTTCTGCCAGGAGGCCTGCCCGGTGGACGCGATTGTAGAAGGGCCCAATTTCGAATTCGCGACGGAGACGCGCGAAGAGCTCTACTACGACAAGGAAAAGCTGCTGGCCAACGGCGACCGGTGGGAGCGCGAGATCGCGCGCAACATCTCTCTGGACGCGCCGTACCGGTGA
- a CDS encoding NADH-quinone oxidoreductase subunit J — MLNGLEAAFFYLFAFIAVASAFMVISSRNPVHSVLYLILTFFNAAGLFLLTGAEFLAMILLVVYVGAVMVLFLFVVMMLDVDFAELKSGALQYAPIGALVGLILAAELIIVLGGYTFAPQLATTVAQKTPDIATRTNTAALGDILYTDYLYYFQIAGLVLLVAMIGAIVLTLRHKPGVKRQSIAEQVARTPATAIEIKKVETGKGI, encoded by the coding sequence ATGTTGAACGGACTAGAGGCGGCCTTCTTCTACCTCTTCGCCTTTATCGCTGTGGCGTCGGCCTTCATGGTCATTTCGTCACGCAATCCCGTGCATTCGGTGCTGTACCTGATCCTGACGTTCTTCAATGCGGCCGGGCTGTTTCTGCTTACCGGCGCCGAATTCCTGGCGATGATCCTGCTCGTCGTCTATGTCGGCGCGGTCATGGTGCTGTTCCTGTTCGTCGTCATGATGCTGGATGTCGACTTCGCTGAACTGAAGAGCGGTGCCTTGCAATATGCGCCGATCGGCGCTCTGGTCGGATTGATCCTGGCGGCCGAGCTCATCATCGTGCTTGGTGGCTACACGTTTGCGCCGCAGCTTGCCACCACGGTTGCGCAGAAGACCCCCGACATCGCCACCCGCACCAATACGGCGGCGCTCGGCGACATCCTCTATACGGACTACCTTTATTACTTCCAGATAGCCGGCCTGGTGCTGCTGGTCGCCATGATCGGCGCCATCGTGCTGACGCTGCGCCACAAGCCGGGCGTCAAGCGGCAGTCGATTGCCGAGCAGGTCGCGCGCACGCCGGCGACGGCCATCGAAATCAAGAAAGTCGAGACGGGGAAGGGCATCTGA